Proteins encoded by one window of Marixanthomonas sp. SCSIO 43207:
- a CDS encoding T9SS type A sorting domain-containing protein — MKKITLSLLLSLFTVVTLLAQTYVTPNTGVTWTLDDIAAASPSTITISGDQYSLHENLEIAENDNIVIDTDLTLSIDADLLITVFGTLSVNSTEIIITATDQNAPYAGFRFEQSSSIDFTNTTIEYGGGLRVLTENFSIDNCTITNNVEGGATTGGVISLSRGTPQITNNTITFNALPAISAGANNEVSAYIFNNYIEGNNQSNSNRPQINLGITRPADTLKIIQNTIIGDRSLDMVGGIAVANFFGSSGTILARIDDNTIVDNRYGMNIVGSNSFAYVTNNVIEDNDTQGEPNLGGSGISLNSGSAGMEIIASGNEFRRNLWGITVIGEAEINLGDDEDNPGNNVFSENGNGGETYAIYNNTANTLQAKNNCWIEGEESTEQEVEDVIFHVVDDSALGEVIFDPYLCGVLSVDENTVADFSFYPNPATDHIQFNNRLSFSEITIFNTGGKAVLTQTISEGTNTIQTNLPSGVYFVQFTNNTTSAVKKLIVQ, encoded by the coding sequence ATGAAAAAAATTACCTTATCCCTTTTATTATCGCTTTTTACAGTTGTTACACTCCTCGCCCAAACGTATGTAACCCCAAATACAGGTGTTACTTGGACGCTTGATGATATTGCTGCGGCAAGTCCTTCTACAATAACAATCTCAGGAGATCAATACAGTTTACATGAAAACCTAGAAATAGCTGAAAATGATAATATAGTAATAGACACAGACTTAACCCTTTCTATTGATGCAGATTTATTAATTACTGTTTTTGGAACGCTTTCAGTTAACAGTACTGAAATTATTATTACAGCAACAGATCAAAACGCACCTTATGCAGGTTTCCGTTTTGAGCAGAGCTCATCAATTGATTTTACAAACACAACCATTGAGTATGGAGGTGGCTTAAGAGTTCTTACAGAAAACTTTTCTATAGACAATTGTACCATTACAAATAATGTAGAAGGTGGTGCTACTACAGGTGGTGTAATTTCTTTATCAAGAGGAACGCCACAAATCACTAACAATACAATTACATTTAATGCTCTTCCGGCTATTAGTGCAGGCGCAAATAATGAAGTATCTGCTTATATTTTTAATAATTATATAGAAGGTAACAACCAGTCAAACTCTAACCGCCCACAAATTAACTTGGGAATTACAAGACCAGCTGATACCTTAAAAATAATTCAAAATACTATTATTGGTGACAGAAGTCTTGATATGGTAGGTGGTATTGCAGTTGCCAATTTCTTTGGTTCAAGCGGTACTATTTTAGCTAGAATTGATGACAATACCATTGTTGATAACCGTTACGGGATGAACATTGTAGGGAGCAACTCTTTTGCTTACGTAACCAACAATGTGATTGAAGACAATGACACACAAGGTGAACCAAACCTTGGAGGTAGTGGTATTTCACTTAACAGTGGCTCTGCAGGAATGGAGATTATTGCTTCCGGTAATGAATTCAGAAGAAACCTTTGGGGTATAACTGTAATTGGAGAAGCCGAAATTAACTTAGGTGATGATGAAGACAACCCAGGAAACAATGTATTTTCTGAAAACGGAAATGGTGGAGAAACCTACGCTATTTACAACAACACAGCAAACACCTTACAAGCAAAAAACAACTGCTGGATTGAAGGTGAAGAAAGCACTGAGCAAGAGGTTGAAGACGTAATTTTTCACGTAGTTGATGACAGCGCATTGGGCGAAGTGATTTTTGACCCTTATTTATGTGGTGTTTTAAGCGTTGATGAAAATACTGTAGCAGATTTCAGTTTTTACCCTAATCCGGCTACAGACCACATTCAGTTTAACAACCGTTTGTCTTTTTCTGAAATAACCATTTTTAATACCGGTGGGAAAGCCGTACTTACACAAACTATTTCTGAAGGAACCAATACTATACAAACCAACTTACCATCTGGTGTGTATTTTGTTCAGTTTACAAACAACACTACATCTGCTGTAAAAAAATTGATTGTTCAATAA
- a CDS encoding NAD(P)/FAD-dependent oxidoreductase — MKNADVILIGGGAAGFFTAINAAENNPALKIIILERGKEVLTKVKVSGGGRCNVTHAEFLPKDLTQNYPRGEKELLGPFHSFMTGDTIAWFSKRGIELKIEEDGRMFPITDSSQTIIDCFISETERLGIDVLKSQSVKTIEKNGDFWKITTASEVFSSEKLVVATGSNPKIWKLLEGLEHTIIPPVPSLFTFNIDDKRIKDLPGLSTEASVKVLNESRKTILESEGPLLITHWGMSGPAILKLSAWGARLLEPTKYHFNIQVNWLLDKDSSEVIEEMKALKIELAKKTVLKNAQFDLPKRLWKSLVTASNISETTTWADISKEEIVALASQLTEGIFNVHGKSTFKEEFVTAGGVELKEVDFKTFESKKHKNLYFAGEVLNIDAITGGFNFQNAWTSGYLVAQSIAN; from the coding sequence TTGAAAAACGCAGATGTCATACTAATAGGTGGCGGTGCCGCCGGATTTTTTACAGCAATTAATGCCGCGGAAAACAATCCGGCGTTAAAAATTATCATTCTTGAACGCGGCAAAGAAGTACTTACCAAAGTAAAAGTTTCCGGTGGTGGGCGGTGCAATGTAACCCACGCCGAATTTTTACCAAAAGATCTTACCCAAAACTATCCACGGGGCGAAAAAGAATTGTTGGGACCTTTCCATAGTTTTATGACAGGGGATACCATTGCGTGGTTTTCAAAACGTGGTATAGAACTGAAAATTGAAGAAGACGGCCGGATGTTTCCAATAACGGATAGCTCACAAACCATTATAGATTGTTTTATTTCTGAAACTGAACGATTGGGTATTGACGTATTGAAAAGTCAGTCTGTAAAAACCATTGAAAAGAACGGTGATTTTTGGAAAATCACAACAGCTTCTGAAGTGTTTTCATCAGAAAAACTGGTCGTTGCAACGGGCAGTAACCCTAAAATTTGGAAGTTGTTAGAAGGGTTAGAGCATACCATAATTCCACCAGTTCCTTCTTTATTTACGTTTAACATTGATGATAAACGAATAAAAGATCTACCTGGTCTTAGCACCGAAGCTTCGGTAAAAGTTTTAAATGAAAGCAGAAAAACAATACTTGAAAGCGAAGGTCCGCTACTCATTACCCATTGGGGCATGAGCGGTCCCGCTATTTTAAAACTATCGGCTTGGGGCGCTAGATTACTTGAGCCTACCAAGTATCATTTTAACATTCAGGTTAATTGGTTATTGGACAAAGATTCTTCTGAAGTCATTGAGGAAATGAAAGCCCTTAAAATTGAGCTTGCCAAGAAAACCGTTTTAAAAAATGCTCAATTTGACCTTCCCAAACGGTTATGGAAAAGTTTGGTTACGGCTTCAAATATTTCTGAAACAACTACGTGGGCTGATATTTCAAAAGAGGAAATAGTTGCTTTGGCATCTCAACTTACTGAGGGAATTTTTAACGTACATGGAAAAAGTACCTTTAAAGAAGAATTCGTAACAGCCGGCGGCGTTGAATTAAAAGAAGTTGATTTTAAAACTTTTGAAAGCAAAAAACACAAAAACCTCTATTTTGCAGGCGAAGTATTGAATATTGATGCCATTACCGGTGGTTTTAACTTTCAAAATGCGTGGACAAGCGGTTATTTAGTGGCACAAAGTATTGCGAACTAA
- a CDS encoding DNA topoisomerase IB: MVIKQPDVKKVLEDPTHAAKLADLVYITENKLTIQRHRHGRGFYYTEHGKKIKSKSAIKRFKSLVIPPAWNEVFITPLENGHLQVVGRDEKNRKQYRYHPHWSQIRNKTKFFKMRAFGKSLPKIRKQVEDDLKLPIMTKRKCLAVVLHLMEETHIRIGNSYYANTNKTYGLSTMRTKHLEVLENKLLFQFTGKKGKKHKIVIKDKKMQDLVLQCEEIPGWELFQYYDEDGNHHSIDSGMVNDYIRDISGDIFSAKDFRTWAATKIFFETLYNIGVEENKSQNKKNILEAYDAAAEGLGNTRAVCRKYYVHPVLVEKYEDGSIQSYFDKLDTIKNKPKLLSTTETVLLDLLNEYEVRLN; the protein is encoded by the coding sequence ATGGTAATAAAACAACCCGATGTAAAGAAAGTATTAGAAGACCCTACCCACGCCGCAAAGCTGGCAGACTTGGTATATATTACTGAAAACAAACTTACCATACAAAGACACCGTCACGGTCGCGGTTTCTATTACACTGAACACGGAAAAAAGATAAAAAGTAAATCTGCCATTAAGCGGTTTAAAAGTCTTGTTATACCGCCCGCTTGGAATGAGGTATTTATCACTCCGTTAGAAAATGGTCACTTACAAGTTGTAGGCAGAGACGAAAAAAACAGAAAACAATACAGATATCACCCGCATTGGTCTCAGATAAGAAATAAAACCAAATTTTTTAAAATGAGAGCGTTTGGGAAGTCATTACCCAAGATAAGAAAACAAGTAGAAGATGACTTAAAACTTCCAATAATGACCAAGCGCAAATGTCTAGCCGTTGTTTTGCATTTGATGGAAGAAACTCACATTAGAATAGGCAATTCCTACTATGCAAATACCAATAAAACGTATGGATTATCTACTATGCGCACCAAACACCTTGAAGTATTAGAAAATAAGCTTTTATTTCAGTTTACCGGTAAAAAAGGAAAAAAGCATAAAATAGTCATTAAGGATAAAAAGATGCAAGATTTGGTTTTGCAATGCGAAGAAATACCGGGTTGGGAATTGTTTCAATACTATGATGAAGACGGAAACCATCACAGCATTGACAGCGGAATGGTCAATGATTACATTCGTGATATTAGTGGCGATATATTTTCGGCAAAAGATTTTAGAACTTGGGCTGCAACCAAAATTTTCTTTGAAACGCTTTATAACATTGGTGTTGAAGAAAACAAATCTCAAAACAAGAAAAATATTTTGGAAGCCTATGACGCAGCTGCAGAAGGATTAGGTAACACGCGTGCCGTATGTAGAAAATATTATGTTCACCCAGTTTTAGTTGAAAAATATGAAGACGGGAGCATACAAAGTTACTTTGACAAATTGGATACAATAAAGAATAAACCCAAGCTACTTTCTACTACTGAAACTGTATTATTGGATCTTTTAAATGAGTACGAAGTACGGCTAAATTAA
- a CDS encoding dipeptidase, with the protein MKSAKPYIEEHKQRFIDELIELLKIPSISADSAYKDDVFNTAEAVKNSLKKAGCDTVEICETPGYPIVFGEKIIDKNLPTVLVYGHYDVQPPDPMDLWNSPPFDPVIEKTDIHPEGAIFARGACDDKGQMYMHVKALEYMTETNQLPCNVKFMIEGEEEVGSASLEWFVSRNREKLANDVILISDTGMIAPDIPSITTGLRGLSYVEVEVTGPNRDLHSGLYGGAVANPINILTKMIASLHDENNHITIPGFYDDVEILSEEERAKMAEAPFDKEAYKKSIGIGDVYGEAGYTTNERNSIRPTLDVNGIWGGYIGEGAKTVIASKAYAKISMRLVPNQDWRKISQLFKEHFESIAPKAVKVEVKPHHGGQAYVTPIDNTGYQAASKAYEATFGKTPIPQRSGGSIPIVALFENELKSKTILMGFGLDSDAIHSPNEHFGVWNYLKGIETIPQFYHYFTELSK; encoded by the coding sequence ATGAAAAGTGCAAAACCTTACATTGAAGAACACAAACAGCGTTTTATAGACGAATTAATTGAATTGCTAAAAATACCCAGTATAAGTGCAGATTCAGCCTATAAAGACGATGTGTTTAATACAGCCGAAGCCGTAAAAAACAGCCTAAAAAAAGCCGGTTGTGATACTGTTGAAATTTGTGAAACGCCGGGCTATCCCATTGTTTTTGGTGAAAAAATTATCGATAAAAACCTTCCTACTGTTTTAGTGTACGGTCATTATGATGTGCAACCACCAGATCCTATGGATTTATGGAACAGCCCACCTTTTGATCCGGTTATTGAGAAAACAGATATTCACCCGGAAGGTGCCATTTTTGCCCGAGGAGCGTGTGATGACAAAGGACAAATGTATATGCACGTAAAAGCATTAGAGTATATGACCGAAACCAATCAACTTCCTTGTAATGTGAAGTTTATGATTGAAGGCGAAGAAGAAGTAGGTAGTGCTAGTCTAGAATGGTTTGTGTCTCGCAATAGAGAAAAACTAGCCAACGATGTTATTTTAATAAGTGATACAGGAATGATTGCTCCAGATATTCCTTCTATTACAACAGGTTTGCGTGGTTTAAGCTATGTTGAGGTTGAAGTAACCGGTCCCAATAGAGATTTACACAGTGGCTTATATGGAGGAGCAGTAGCAAACCCTATTAATATATTAACAAAAATGATTGCCTCACTTCATGACGAAAACAATCACATTACCATTCCGGGGTTTTATGATGATGTAGAAATACTCTCAGAAGAAGAACGAGCAAAAATGGCCGAAGCGCCTTTTGATAAAGAAGCATATAAAAAATCAATAGGAATAGGTGATGTATATGGTGAAGCCGGTTATACAACCAATGAACGTAACTCAATACGACCTACTCTTGATGTAAATGGAATTTGGGGTGGATACATTGGAGAAGGAGCAAAAACCGTAATTGCCAGTAAAGCTTATGCCAAAATAAGCATGAGATTGGTCCCCAACCAAGATTGGCGTAAAATCTCACAACTGTTCAAAGAGCATTTTGAAAGCATCGCTCCCAAAGCAGTAAAAGTTGAAGTAAAACCACATCACGGCGGGCAGGCTTATGTTACACCTATTGATAATACAGGGTATCAAGCTGCCTCAAAAGCCTATGAAGCTACATTTGGTAAAACTCCTATCCCGCAACGAAGCGGTGGAAGTATCCCCATTGTTGCGCTTTTTGAAAATGAATTAAAAAGTAAAACTATATTAATGGGCTTTGGGTTAGATAGTGATGCCATTCATTCGCCAAATGAACATTTTGGGGTGTGGAACTATCTAAAAGGTATTGAAACCATTCCACAGTTTTATCATTATTTTACTGAATTAAGCAAGTAA
- a CDS encoding endonuclease/exonuclease/phosphatase family protein, which produces MVLHVAILVFVISSFFPATENPHWFFRIPDFIRLQTIAIQSLLLLLLIVLENPFTTISWVLLAALIATLIYQIVKVFPYSSLYPRQKPDFPSDGMVSILAGNVLQDNKEFDLFKAEVNKFDPDLVLTMESDKTWEEGLSELEKTYPFTVKIPLDNYYGMHLYSKIELNNVEVNYHVEEDVPSIFFEFPLSNNQTVFFACLHPAPPSPTENETSKERDAELMVVGKKLRELDKPVVVCGDMNDVVWSRATRLFKKMTAMIDPRIGRGFFPTYHAGYWLMRFPLDHLFHTKDLFVKKMVRTENFGSDHFGMYYEIHHKTNKKPSTKGKLNGDEKEEVEEKIKEGKE; this is translated from the coding sequence ATGGTTTTACATGTTGCAATACTTGTTTTTGTAATAAGCTCTTTCTTCCCGGCTACTGAAAATCCTCACTGGTTTTTCAGAATACCTGATTTTATACGATTACAAACAATTGCAATTCAATCCCTGCTGTTACTTCTTTTAATAGTATTGGAGAACCCGTTTACCACTATAAGTTGGGTATTGCTAGCAGCACTCATAGCAACTTTGATATATCAAATTGTAAAAGTATTTCCTTACAGTTCATTATACCCAAGGCAAAAACCAGATTTCCCTAGCGATGGAATGGTTTCAATATTGGCCGGCAATGTACTGCAAGACAATAAAGAATTTGACTTGTTCAAAGCTGAAGTAAATAAATTTGACCCAGATTTGGTGCTCACAATGGAAAGCGACAAAACTTGGGAAGAAGGCCTTTCAGAATTAGAAAAAACCTATCCTTTTACTGTAAAGATTCCTTTAGACAACTACTACGGAATGCATCTATACTCCAAAATAGAATTGAATAATGTAGAAGTAAATTACCATGTTGAAGAAGATGTTCCTTCCATATTTTTTGAATTCCCTTTATCTAATAATCAAACCGTTTTCTTTGCTTGTTTGCACCCTGCACCGCCAAGCCCAACAGAAAATGAAACGTCAAAAGAGCGTGACGCAGAGTTAATGGTAGTAGGTAAAAAACTAAGGGAGCTTGATAAACCTGTAGTTGTTTGTGGTGATATGAATGATGTGGTGTGGAGCCGAGCGACGCGACTTTTCAAAAAAATGACAGCAATGATTGATCCTCGTATAGGTCGTGGTTTTTTCCCAACTTATCATGCAGGATATTGGTTAATGCGCTTTCCGTTAGACCATTTATTTCATACCAAAGACTTATTCGTAAAAAAGATGGTACGCACAGAAAATTTTGGAAGCGATCATTTTGGGATGTATTATGAAATTCATCATAAAACCAATAAAAAACCCAGTACAAAAGGAAAATTGAATGGTGATGAAAAAGAAGAAGTAGAAGAGAAAATAAAAGAAGGGAAGGAATAA
- a CDS encoding alkylphosphonate utilization protein translates to MSLERDLFKRANSSCELCSAGENLNVYSVPDSPKDGIDASILICSICKAQIEDETKRDPNHWRCLNDSMWSTTPAVQVMAWRMLQRLKHEGWPQDLLDMMYMEDDTREWAKASGDGVDRSNAIIHRDSNGNVLEAGDSVVLIKDLKVKGSSMVAKQGTAVRRISLDHENEKYIEGKVDGQQIVIITDFVKKM, encoded by the coding sequence ATGAGTCTAGAACGTGATCTATTTAAACGAGCAAACAGCAGTTGTGAACTATGCAGTGCTGGTGAAAACCTAAATGTGTATTCGGTTCCAGATTCTCCAAAAGACGGTATTGACGCCAGTATTTTAATTTGCTCAATTTGTAAAGCGCAAATTGAAGATGAGACCAAACGTGATCCAAATCACTGGCGTTGTTTAAATGACAGTATGTGGAGTACCACTCCGGCAGTACAAGTAATGGCTTGGCGCATGCTTCAACGATTAAAACACGAAGGTTGGCCTCAAGATTTACTAGATATGATGTATATGGAAGACGACACAAGAGAATGGGCAAAAGCTTCGGGTGACGGTGTAGACAGAAGCAATGCTATAATTCATCGAGACAGCAATGGCAATGTTCTAGAAGCAGGTGATTCGGTCGTTTTAATTAAAGACTTAAAGGTAAAAGGGAGCAGTATGGTTGCCAAGCAAGGCACGGCTGTTCGTAGGATATCACTAGATCACGAAAATGAAAAATACATTGAAGGCAAAGTAGACGGACAACAAATAGTTATTATTACAGACTTTGTAAAAAAAATGTAA
- a CDS encoding aminotransferase class V-fold PLP-dependent enzyme, whose amino-acid sequence MKAYGYEVVDAIVNHFDTQNEKDPVALGSREEMDSLFLEKAPENPEDAHKVLNFVLDHVMTKSNIVSHPKSFSFVPGPSNYISAMADTLATGFNIFSGGWAASPAAAELEIVTINWLLQLFGFPGKKGGGIFTSGGSMANLTAIVTARRIKCGDDFSKAVIYLSDQAHSSNIKAIRILGFKKEQIRIIPTDIEFKLSLNKLRNAIAKDRLEGLQPFCMVATAGTTNTGTVDPLSELSKICKKEKIWFHIDGAYGGAAILAKNGKKLLKGIEKADSLTVDPHKWFYQPYEMGCLLVRNSKWLKNTFTETPEYLRDVEGNESEINFYDHGVQLTRRFRALKFYMSIKTFGLKAFRDAITYNIHLAEKVEDLLRKSANWEIISPATLAVINFRYNPIGNKLSEKELDELNQYISEKVVGSRKALLVTTILNGQTVLRMCLINPRTTLEDVKETILLCNEFAKEKYPN is encoded by the coding sequence ATGAAAGCCTACGGCTATGAAGTAGTTGATGCCATTGTGAACCATTTTGACACTCAAAATGAAAAAGACCCGGTAGCTTTGGGCTCTCGCGAAGAAATGGATTCTCTATTTCTTGAAAAAGCCCCTGAAAACCCTGAAGACGCACACAAAGTACTCAACTTTGTATTGGATCATGTGATGACAAAAAGCAATATTGTTTCTCACCCAAAATCCTTTTCGTTTGTACCAGGACCTAGCAATTATATTAGTGCTATGGCAGACACATTAGCAACCGGATTTAATATTTTTTCGGGCGGTTGGGCGGCTTCTCCTGCGGCTGCAGAACTTGAAATTGTAACCATAAACTGGTTGCTTCAATTGTTTGGTTTCCCCGGCAAAAAAGGAGGCGGTATTTTCACTAGCGGTGGTTCTATGGCTAATTTAACAGCTATTGTAACCGCACGGCGCATTAAATGTGGGGATGATTTTTCTAAAGCTGTCATCTACTTGTCAGACCAAGCACATTCTTCAAACATAAAAGCCATTCGTATTTTAGGGTTTAAAAAAGAACAGATTCGCATTATTCCTACTGATATTGAATTCAAATTATCTTTAAACAAACTTCGAAACGCCATTGCCAAAGACCGCTTAGAAGGGTTACAACCTTTCTGTATGGTCGCTACAGCAGGAACAACAAACACAGGAACCGTAGACCCCCTTTCTGAACTTTCAAAAATCTGTAAAAAAGAAAAAATATGGTTTCATATTGATGGGGCGTATGGCGGTGCGGCCATTCTTGCTAAAAACGGCAAGAAGTTACTCAAAGGCATTGAAAAAGCAGATTCATTAACGGTAGATCCTCATAAGTGGTTTTATCAGCCTTACGAAATGGGCTGCCTATTGGTACGCAATAGTAAATGGCTTAAAAATACCTTTACCGAAACACCTGAGTACCTTCGAGATGTTGAAGGAAATGAAAGTGAGATCAACTTTTACGATCACGGGGTGCAATTAACCCGCCGTTTTAGAGCGTTGAAATTTTACATGTCTATTAAAACATTTGGGTTAAAAGCGTTTCGGGATGCGATAACCTATAATATTCACTTAGCTGAAAAAGTAGAAGATTTGCTTCGGAAAAGTGCCAATTGGGAAATTATTTCGCCAGCAACACTAGCTGTTATCAACTTCCGCTACAACCCGATAGGCAACAAGCTTTCTGAAAAAGAACTCGATGAATTAAACCAATATATTTCAGAAAAAGTAGTGGGTTCGCGTAAAGCATTACTGGTTACAACTATTTTAAATGGCCAGACTGTTTTGCGCATGTGTTTAATTAATCCACGCACTACGCTTGAAGATGTAAAGGAAACCATCTTGCTTTGTAATGAGTTTGCTAAAGAAAAATATCCTAATTGA
- a CDS encoding mevalonate kinase, producing MRGPLFYSKILLFGEYGIIKDSKGLSIPYNFYNGALKIDEHKTMHTKKSNDSLRRFATYLEQLQNDQPHLVTFDIAALQADVDKGLYFDSSIPQGYGVGSSGALVAAIYDKYATQKITVLENLTRDKLLQLKAIFAEMESFFHGKSSGLDPLNSYLSLPILINSKDNIEPAGIPSQTEDGKGAVFLLDSGSTGETAPMVQIFMENMKQEGFRSMVKDQFVKHTDACVHDFLKGDVKSLFGNVKQLSKVVLDNFKPMIPKQFHTLWKKGIDTNAYYLKLCGSGGGGYMLGFTEDIDKAREALQDYRLEVVYNF from the coding sequence ATGCGTGGTCCCTTATTTTATTCAAAGATTTTGCTTTTTGGCGAATATGGAATTATAAAAGATTCTAAAGGTTTGTCTATACCGTACAACTTTTACAACGGAGCTTTAAAGATTGATGAGCATAAAACCATGCACACCAAAAAAAGCAATGACAGCTTACGTAGGTTTGCTACGTATTTAGAACAGCTTCAAAACGATCAGCCTCATTTGGTAACATTTGATATTGCAGCCCTGCAAGCCGATGTTGACAAAGGACTGTATTTTGACAGCAGTATACCGCAAGGTTATGGTGTAGGAAGTAGTGGCGCTCTTGTTGCAGCAATTTATGATAAGTATGCCACCCAAAAAATTACGGTGCTTGAAAATTTAACTCGTGATAAACTATTACAGTTAAAAGCGATTTTTGCTGAAATGGAGTCTTTTTTCCACGGAAAGTCATCCGGTCTTGATCCTTTAAACAGTTATTTAAGTCTTCCTATTTTAATCAATAGCAAAGACAATATAGAACCTGCAGGAATCCCTTCGCAAACTGAAGACGGAAAAGGCGCTGTATTTTTATTAGATAGCGGTAGCACCGGCGAAACCGCACCGATGGTTCAGATTTTTATGGAAAATATGAAGCAAGAAGGTTTCAGGAGTATGGTAAAAGATCAATTTGTAAAACATACCGATGCTTGCGTTCATGACTTTTTAAAAGGCGACGTAAAATCGCTCTTCGGAAATGTGAAACAGCTTTCAAAGGTGGTTTTGGATAACTTTAAACCTATGATCCCCAAACAATTTCATACCTTATGGAAAAAAGGGATTGACACCAACGCTTATTACCTTAAATTATGTGGTTCTGGTGGTGGCGGTTATATGCTAGGGTTTACAGAAGACATTGATAAAGCACGTGAAGCCTTACAAGATTATAGACTAGAAGTAGTTTATAATTTCTAA
- a CDS encoding diphosphomevalonate/mevalonate 3,5-bisphosphate decarboxylase family protein gives MKEVSFIPKPYTKTLEKGSVSWQSPSNIALVKYWGKYGAQLPKNASISFTLSNCHTKTTLSYERITATDDFQFEVYLDEKREKSFEPKIKKFFERIEEYVPFLKDYKFKIETTNSFPHSSGIASSASGMSALALCLLSIEKQLVSEKISETFFNQKASFLARLGSGSASRSIEGPLIVWGKHDDIEGSSTLFGTKYAYEVHNIFKTYQDTILLVDTGEKQVSSTVGHNLMHEHPFAEQRFKQANDNLSKLIPVLKEGSVSEFINIVESEALSLHAMMMTSMPYFILMKPNTLEIITRIWRYRKETGSHVCFTLDAGANVHVLYPEVEKESVLAFIESDLKPFCKNGLYITDSTGTGAHKLTK, from the coding sequence ATGAAAGAAGTTAGTTTTATCCCAAAACCATATACAAAAACACTTGAAAAAGGCAGTGTCTCTTGGCAAAGCCCTAGTAATATTGCCTTAGTTAAATACTGGGGAAAATATGGAGCGCAACTGCCTAAAAATGCTTCTATCAGTTTTACATTGAGCAATTGCCATACAAAAACGACGCTTTCTTATGAAAGAATAACCGCCACAGATGACTTTCAATTTGAAGTATACTTGGACGAAAAAAGAGAAAAAAGTTTTGAACCAAAAATTAAAAAATTCTTTGAGCGTATTGAAGAATATGTTCCATTTTTGAAGGATTATAAATTTAAGATTGAGACTACTAATAGTTTTCCTCATAGTAGCGGCATTGCTTCGTCGGCAAGTGGTATGAGTGCATTGGCGTTATGCTTACTTTCCATTGAAAAGCAATTGGTTTCAGAAAAAATATCAGAAACGTTTTTTAACCAAAAGGCTTCTTTTTTAGCACGTTTGGGTTCCGGAAGTGCTTCTAGAAGCATAGAAGGACCGCTTATTGTTTGGGGAAAACATGATGACATTGAAGGAAGCAGTACTTTATTTGGAACAAAATACGCGTATGAGGTTCACAATATTTTCAAAACATATCAGGACACTATTTTATTGGTAGACACCGGTGAAAAACAAGTGAGCAGTACGGTTGGGCATAATTTGATGCACGAGCATCCATTTGCCGAGCAACGGTTTAAACAAGCTAATGACAATCTTTCAAAACTAATTCCGGTTTTAAAAGAAGGGTCTGTTTCAGAGTTTATCAATATTGTAGAAAGTGAAGCCTTGTCATTACACGCGATGATGATGACCTCTATGCCTTATTTTATACTAATGAAGCCTAATACTTTGGAAATCATTACCCGTATTTGGCGTTATAGAAAAGAGACTGGAAGTCATGTTTGTTTTACGCTAGATGCAGGTGCCAATGTACACGTGCTCTATCCTGAGGTAGAAAAAGAAAGTGTTTTGGCCTTTATTGAAAGCGATCTAAAACCCTTTTGCAAGAACGGATTATACATAACAGATAGTACCGGAACCGGCGCACACAAGCTTACTAAATAG
- a CDS encoding DUF1697 domain-containing protein, whose amino-acid sequence MTTYIALLRGINVGGHKKFTKAQQLEMLSGLGYDNTKVYLHTGNWIFETSEREEAIAQHISEAIQAQFGWKLPILVLPLSEIETIFQDCPFSEEKKKNSYFIILSEQPNEAFVKEVALIQYSNEEVVIKDRCIYFYSANGYGRTTFNMNRYEKKLNVQATSRNYNTMTTIIGMAG is encoded by the coding sequence ATGACAACATATATTGCTTTATTGCGAGGTATCAATGTAGGAGGCCATAAAAAGTTTACCAAAGCGCAGCAACTTGAGATGTTGTCGGGGTTGGGTTATGACAATACGAAGGTGTATTTACATACCGGGAATTGGATTTTTGAAACTTCGGAAAGGGAAGAAGCAATCGCACAACATATTTCTGAAGCCATACAAGCTCAATTTGGCTGGAAGCTACCCATCCTTGTTTTACCTCTTTCAGAAATAGAAACAATCTTTCAAGACTGTCCCTTTTCCGAAGAAAAAAAGAAAAACAGCTATTTTATCATTCTTTCAGAACAACCAAATGAAGCGTTTGTTAAAGAAGTAGCATTGATACAATATTCCAATGAAGAGGTTGTGATTAAAGACCGTTGTATTTATTTTTATTCCGCCAATGGCTATGGGCGCACTACATTTAATATGAATAGATATGAGAAAAAACTCAACGTGCAAGCCACTTCTAGAAATTATAACACTATGACAACCATTATAGGAATGGCCGGATAG